TTATATTCTCTGTTGTTCTAACACCTTGCCACCGCGGCAAACATTTACTCACTAAGAGTATTTGCCCATCTGCTCAAGTGCAAGTGCGCACACGGTTTTCTCAGCATAAAGATGTATCGAAATCGGTTTTTTGCTGATTTTTCGACCATTTCCTAATAAGTTTTTCTCCTGACACTCAGTTATGATAGGTCTGCATGTCAAAGTAATGACTAAAAAGGAGTTCGTTCAAATATGGTTTCACCATCAGGAACCGTGCCACGCAGTGGCGTTTATTATTTTTCGCAGGGCTGGAAGCTCGTCCATCAGCCTGGGATCAAACGTTTTGTGCTCCTGCCGCTGCTGGTTAACATTTTATTAATGGGAGGCGCCTTCTGGTGGTTATTCACCCGCCTGGATGTGTGGGTTCCTACGCTTCTTTCTTATGTACCTGACTGGTTACAGTGGCTGAGCTACCTCATATGGCCCCTGGCGGTCATCTCCATTCTGTTGGTGTTTGGTTATTTATTCTCAACGCTTGCAAACTGGATTGCCGCGCCTTTTAACGGATTACTGGCCGAACAGCTCGAAGCACGCCTGACGGGAGCAATGCCACCCGATACCGGTATCTTTGGCATCATGAAAGATATTCCGCGCATCATGAAACGCGAATGGCAAAAACTTGCCTGGTACCTGCCGCGTGCGCTTCTATTGTTGGTTCTCTATTTTATTCCGGGTATCGGTCAAACCGTTGCTCCGGTTTTATGGTTCTTATTTAGCGCATGGATGTTGGCTATACA
This genomic window from Buttiauxella gaviniae contains:
- the cysZ gene encoding sulfate transporter CysZ — its product is MVSPSGTVPRSGVYYFSQGWKLVHQPGIKRFVLLPLLVNILLMGGAFWWLFTRLDVWVPTLLSYVPDWLQWLSYLIWPLAVISILLVFGYLFSTLANWIAAPFNGLLAEQLEARLTGAMPPDTGIFGIMKDIPRIMKREWQKLAWYLPRALLLLVLYFIPGIGQTVAPVLWFLFSAWMLAIQYCDYPFDNHKVPFKEMRISLREKKLINMQFGSLVSLFTLIPFLNLVIMPVAVCGATAMWVDCYRQKHAMWK